Proteins encoded together in one Nostoc sp. PCC 7524 window:
- a CDS encoding DNA cytosine methyltransferase: MKAIDLFAGCGGLSLGFQNAGFDIVAAFDYWPSAIEVYRENFQHTIFEKDLLREDVCALIASFNPEIIIGGPPCQDFSSAGKRDENLGRADLTFVFANIISQVKPNWFVMENVERISKSKVLKTVLEIFKKSGYGLTSSILNASYCGVPQARRRYFLIGQLHGKDDALNHYLIKHQSKKPMTVFDYLGNQLGIEYFYHHPRSYKRRAIFSIHEPSPTVRGVNRPIPKTYKKHEGDACDINEKLRPLSTIERSYIQTFPKTFKFKGNKSDLEQMIGNAVPVNLAEYVARCILEYIEDDSSNSISYQLPNILLLKQ, translated from the coding sequence ATGAAAGCAATAGATTTATTTGCGGGTTGTGGAGGTTTGTCACTAGGATTTCAAAATGCTGGCTTTGACATTGTAGCAGCTTTTGATTATTGGCCTTCAGCTATTGAAGTTTATAGAGAAAATTTCCAACATACTATCTTTGAAAAAGACCTGTTGAGAGAAGATGTATGTGCGTTAATCGCTAGTTTTAATCCAGAAATAATCATTGGTGGTCCTCCATGTCAAGATTTTTCAAGTGCAGGCAAACGAGATGAAAATCTGGGGAGAGCAGACTTAACTTTTGTATTTGCTAACATTATTTCTCAAGTAAAGCCTAATTGGTTTGTGATGGAGAATGTTGAGAGAATTTCTAAAAGCAAAGTTTTAAAAACAGTCTTAGAAATATTTAAAAAAAGTGGATATGGTTTAACTTCCTCAATTTTAAATGCTAGTTACTGTGGAGTTCCGCAAGCTAGAAGACGATACTTTTTAATTGGTCAGCTTCATGGAAAGGATGATGCTCTCAACCATTATCTAATAAAACACCAATCTAAAAAACCTATGACTGTTTTTGACTACCTAGGTAATCAGCTAGGAATTGAATATTTTTATCACCACCCTAGAAGCTATAAAAGAAGGGCTATCTTCAGCATACATGAACCTAGTCCAACGGTTCGGGGAGTCAATCGACCTATCCCTAAAACCTATAAAAAACATGAAGGAGATGCCTGCGATATTAACGAGAAATTGCGACCCCTATCTACAATTGAACGAAGCTACATTCAAACTTTTCCAAAAACGTTTAAGTTTAAGGGGAATAAATCAGATTTAGAACAGATGATTGGCAATGCTGTTCCTGTAAATCTGGCTGAATATGTAGCTCGTTGCATACTTGAATATATTGAAGATGACTCTTCTAATAGCATTTCATATCAGTTACCTAACATCTTGCTTTTAAAACAATAG
- a CDS encoding DUF924 family protein gives MSQAQTILDFWFGHRDEPDYGQPKSFWFKKQPEFDAELQHQFFKDYQQAAAGYLDDWINLPTTCLALILLLDQFPRNMFRGTPDAFATDWEALSVAKHAVAQGYDHDLLPVQRWFIYLPFEHRENLADQHQCVKLFQQLSDDPDSAIAIESALQHLNIIERFGRFPHRNSILGRVSTPEEEEFLQQPGSNF, from the coding sequence ATGTCCCAGGCACAGACAATTTTAGACTTTTGGTTTGGCCATCGTGATGAACCAGATTACGGGCAACCCAAAAGTTTTTGGTTTAAAAAGCAACCAGAATTTGATGCAGAATTACAGCATCAATTTTTCAAAGATTATCAACAAGCCGCAGCAGGGTATTTAGACGACTGGATAAATTTACCCACAACCTGTCTAGCCTTGATTCTGCTTTTAGATCAGTTTCCCCGAAATATGTTTCGTGGTACTCCAGACGCATTTGCTACTGATTGGGAAGCATTGTCAGTAGCCAAGCACGCTGTTGCACAAGGTTATGATCATGACTTGCTACCTGTGCAACGGTGGTTTATTTACTTACCTTTTGAACACAGGGAAAACCTAGCTGATCAGCATCAGTGTGTGAAGTTATTCCAGCAGTTGAGTGATGATCCTGATAGTGCCATAGCAATTGAATCCGCATTGCAACATCTGAACATTATTGAGCGTTTTGGCCGCTTTCCTCATCGCAATAGTATTTTAGGACGTGTTTCCACTCCCGAAGAAGAAGAATTTCTGCAACAGCCAGGCTCAAATTTTTAA
- a CDS encoding SRPBCC family protein has product MFAPHISNPVITGSDLTWSQEQRHLLMQGEIFVQTRSHNACGGAVSACMYLPMVRSQVWQQITDYPRWVQYFPDITKSEVLQRGEVKRLYQAAQKAFLFFTAQVEIYLNVVEVIGQKIQFHMEKGSFVDFAAKIELKDCGNGTVLIYSVQATPNIPIPAIFIQQAMNFELPANMRKMRQVICQHRAT; this is encoded by the coding sequence ATGTTTGCACCCCATATATCAAACCCAGTGATCACAGGTTCAGATCTGACATGGAGTCAAGAACAGCGACACTTGCTGATGCAGGGTGAAATTTTTGTCCAGACGCGATCGCATAACGCCTGTGGTGGTGCTGTCAGTGCTTGTATGTACTTACCAATGGTGCGATCGCAGGTATGGCAACAAATCACCGATTACCCCCGTTGGGTACAATACTTTCCCGACATCACCAAAAGTGAGGTATTGCAGCGAGGTGAAGTCAAGCGCCTGTACCAAGCAGCACAAAAAGCTTTCCTTTTTTTCACGGCTCAAGTTGAAATTTACCTCAACGTCGTGGAAGTTATCGGTCAAAAAATTCAGTTCCACATGGAAAAAGGCTCTTTTGTTGACTTTGCAGCCAAGATTGAGCTAAAAGACTGCGGCAATGGGACTGTACTCATTTATAGCGTCCAAGCTACCCCGAATATTCCCATACCTGCTATTTTTATTCAACAAGCCATGAACTTTGAGTTGCCTGCAAATATGCGTAAAATGCGACAAGTGATTTGTCAACATAGAGCAACATAA
- the rd gene encoding rubredoxin, with product MQIYICSVCGYEYDPEVGDPDSGILPGTLFEAIPEDWVCPVCGATKDLFEAAEG from the coding sequence ATGCAAATTTATATATGTAGTGTTTGCGGCTACGAGTATGATCCAGAAGTAGGCGATCCAGATAGCGGCATACTCCCAGGTACCCTTTTTGAAGCCATCCCAGAGGATTGGGTGTGTCCGGTTTGCGGTGCTACTAAAGATTTATTTGAAGCAGCAGAAGGGTGA
- a CDS encoding NAD(P)/FAD-dependent oxidoreductase, with amino-acid sequence MLPLKIVVIGGGAAGFFGAIACAEVNPQAQVTLLEASRQPLAKVRISGGGRCNVTHACFEPQGLVQSYPRGGKALRGAFTRFQAQDTVAWFAHHGVKLKTEADGRMFPITDSSETIVDCLMNTAQAEGVEIWTGTAVVAVKRINTEFEIILKSGEIIRCDRLLLATGSSLIGYKIAQQLGHHIEAPVPSLFTFNIPEAKLRALAGISVNPVRLKLLVGEKSQLEQTGPLLITHWGVSGPAVLKLSAWGARVLHEHHYQATLLVNWLPELSQEQVRQKILAVKNEWAKKAIALHRGVDLPHRLWQSIIARVGITTDDRWAGLSNKTLNLLIQEITQGKYLVNGKGVFKEEFVTCGGVNLKEIDFKTMESKLVPGLYFAGEILDIDGVTGGFNFQSAWTTAYLAGNAMGIGDSEQLRSHR; translated from the coding sequence TTGCTACCTTTAAAGATTGTAGTTATTGGCGGTGGAGCCGCAGGATTTTTTGGGGCGATCGCCTGTGCCGAAGTTAACCCCCAAGCTCAAGTCACTTTACTCGAAGCTAGTCGTCAACCATTAGCTAAAGTCCGCATCTCCGGCGGGGGACGCTGTAATGTGACTCATGCTTGCTTTGAACCACAGGGGTTAGTCCAAAGTTATCCTAGAGGTGGTAAGGCTTTACGGGGCGCTTTTACTCGGTTTCAAGCTCAAGATACGGTAGCTTGGTTTGCTCACCACGGGGTAAAACTAAAAACAGAAGCCGATGGTAGGATGTTTCCCATTACAGACAGTTCTGAAACGATTGTGGATTGTCTGATGAATACTGCTCAAGCTGAGGGAGTAGAAATTTGGACGGGTACAGCTGTTGTTGCTGTTAAACGCATTAACACGGAATTTGAAATAATTTTAAAGTCTGGTGAGATCATCAGATGCGATCGCCTGCTGCTAGCTACAGGCAGCAGCCTCATCGGTTACAAAATTGCCCAACAATTAGGACATCACATCGAAGCACCCGTACCATCATTATTTACATTTAATATTCCAGAGGCCAAGCTCAGGGCATTAGCCGGGATCAGTGTAAACCCCGTACGTTTAAAATTATTGGTAGGGGAGAAGTCTCAATTAGAACAAACTGGGCCATTACTGATTACCCACTGGGGTGTAAGTGGCCCGGCTGTACTGAAGCTTTCAGCTTGGGGTGCCAGAGTTCTACACGAACATCACTATCAAGCGACTTTATTGGTGAATTGGTTGCCGGAACTGTCCCAAGAACAAGTCCGGCAAAAAATCTTAGCAGTCAAAAATGAATGGGCAAAAAAAGCGATCGCTCTGCACCGTGGCGTTGATTTACCCCACCGTCTTTGGCAATCTATAATCGCCCGTGTCGGTATTACCACAGATGATCGTTGGGCAGGACTCTCTAATAAAACTTTAAATCTCTTGATCCAAGAAATTACCCAGGGCAAATACTTAGTTAATGGTAAGGGAGTCTTTAAAGAGGAGTTCGTCACCTGTGGCGGTGTCAACCTCAAGGAAATTGACTTCAAAACGATGGAAAGTAAGCTAGTTCCTGGACTCTACTTTGCTGGTGAAATTCTAGATATTGACGGCGTAACTGGTGGATTTAATTTCCAAAGTGCTTGGACAACAGCCTATTTGGCAGGTAACGCTATGGGAATTGGCGACTCAGAACAATTACGATCACACAGATAA
- a CDS encoding glycosyltransferase family 4 protein gives MRKPVITIFYQFNPWHASIGGIQTLINTFIKYAPSEFEVRLVGTASDTSQPLGKWQQAEFAGREISFLPLFLLENDNKRSLIPTTLRYTTALLGRSFSSDFMHFHRLEPSLAAMNWQGEKTLFIHNDIHTQMQTVSDRKAILWRRFPAAYFALERLLIDQFSQILSCNTDATQFYRQRYPHLRDCVEYIKNSFDNEVFYPWNWEQKQANRRELAMQMGLDAETRFILFAGRLHPQKDPILLIRTFANLKERNTHLLIAGDGELASSVRQEIAQLGLSNQVTMLGALNQKELAKLHRLSSAFVLSSAYEGLPLVVLEALASGTPIVTTKCGETPKLLRGDTGVVCEERTPECIADALRRILLHPENYPSESCVRAAQPYAARSVVKDVYGEMFHRWESKQLSVIGSG, from the coding sequence ATGCGTAAACCAGTTATCACTATTTTTTACCAGTTCAATCCCTGGCACGCTTCTATAGGAGGTATTCAGACACTCATCAATACGTTTATCAAATATGCTCCGAGTGAGTTTGAGGTACGGCTAGTAGGAACGGCAAGTGATACCAGTCAGCCCCTTGGTAAATGGCAACAAGCAGAATTTGCAGGTAGAGAAATTAGTTTTTTGCCATTATTTTTACTAGAGAATGATAATAAAAGAAGTCTAATACCCACAACGCTTAGATACACAACCGCCTTACTTGGGCGTTCTTTTTCTTCAGATTTTATGCACTTTCATAGGCTAGAACCGAGTTTGGCAGCTATGAATTGGCAAGGAGAAAAAACCCTATTTATTCATAATGATATTCACACACAGATGCAAACTGTGAGTGACCGCAAGGCAATACTCTGGAGAAGATTCCCTGCTGCCTATTTTGCTTTAGAAAGATTATTAATTGATCAGTTTAGTCAAATTCTCTCATGCAATACTGATGCAACACAGTTCTATCGACAACGTTATCCCCACTTACGAGATTGTGTTGAATACATAAAAAATTCCTTTGATAATGAGGTTTTCTATCCCTGGAATTGGGAACAAAAACAAGCCAATCGGCGGGAATTAGCAATGCAGATGGGGTTAGATGCAGAAACACGGTTTATTCTATTTGCTGGCAGGCTGCATCCCCAAAAAGATCCAATATTATTAATACGTACTTTTGCTAATTTAAAAGAGCGTAATACTCATTTATTAATAGCAGGTGATGGAGAATTAGCATCATCAGTACGCCAGGAAATTGCACAACTGGGCTTGTCTAATCAGGTAACAATGCTCGGTGCATTGAACCAAAAGGAATTGGCTAAACTACATAGATTAAGTAGCGCCTTTGTCTTAAGTAGTGCTTATGAAGGTTTGCCTTTGGTGGTATTAGAAGCACTGGCAAGTGGCACACCAATAGTAACAACTAAATGTGGTGAAACTCCCAAATTACTTAGAGGTGATACGGGAGTTGTTTGTGAAGAACGTACACCAGAGTGCATAGCGGATGCTTTGCGTCGGATACTGTTACACCCAGAAAATTATCCTAGCGAGTCTTGTGTCAGGGCTGCACAACCTTATGCGGCTCGTAGTGTTGTCAAAGATGTTTATGGTGAAATGTTTCATCGCTGGGAATCAAAACAACTCTCAGTAATTGGCTCAGGCTAG
- a CDS encoding glycosyltransferase family 4 protein — translation MKIAVIGAKGLPPKQGGIEHYCAEVYPRIVAQGHTVDLFARSSYTDSSWRESYDFQGVRVISLPGLDVKGADAFVTSALGAIAATASKYDIVHFHALGPSLFSFLPRIAQSTKVVVTCQGLDWQRAKWGSFSTQLIKMGEQAAVRFAHGIVVVSDALKTYFLQNYGRDTVYIPNAPASYGESDPNFSYGKQLGLEQGRYMIFLGRIVPEKRPDLLIEAFSKLKPSGWKLVLAGGVSDTQSYTAKLLEKVANNPNIIFAGELRGSRLWEIVRGAGLFVLPSDLEGLPLAMLEAMQEGRPVVASDILPHQQLINGGMGTLFEAGNVDSLVNSLDWAINHPQQVALMAKNAQRNVQTNYSWEHITAENLKLYTTLLNSSEPLSTIKPHEISLARVGSKK, via the coding sequence ATGAAAATTGCTGTCATTGGTGCCAAAGGTCTTCCTCCCAAACAAGGTGGGATTGAACATTACTGTGCAGAAGTCTACCCTCGGATAGTGGCGCAGGGTCACACTGTAGACTTATTTGCCCGTTCCTCATACACAGATAGTTCTTGGCGAGAAAGTTACGATTTTCAAGGTGTTCGAGTAATTTCCTTACCAGGATTGGATGTGAAGGGAGCAGATGCCTTTGTCACCTCTGCATTAGGAGCGATCGCGGCTACTGCTAGCAAGTATGATATTGTTCACTTCCATGCTTTAGGTCCCTCTTTATTTAGTTTTTTACCGAGAATTGCTCAATCGACGAAAGTTGTAGTGACTTGTCAGGGACTGGATTGGCAACGCGCCAAATGGGGAAGTTTTTCCACCCAATTAATTAAGATGGGAGAACAAGCAGCAGTACGTTTTGCTCATGGCATAGTGGTCGTATCAGATGCCCTCAAGACTTACTTCTTACAGAATTATGGTCGGGATACAGTTTATATTCCTAACGCTCCTGCTAGCTATGGTGAATCAGACCCCAACTTTAGCTATGGTAAACAGTTAGGTCTGGAACAGGGACGCTACATGATATTTTTGGGGAGAATCGTCCCAGAAAAACGCCCCGACTTATTGATTGAAGCATTCTCTAAATTAAAGCCATCTGGCTGGAAACTGGTTTTAGCAGGTGGTGTGAGTGATACTCAATCATATACCGCCAAACTCTTAGAAAAAGTTGCCAATAATCCCAATATTATCTTTGCAGGTGAACTGCGCGGTTCTCGTCTTTGGGAAATTGTGCGTGGTGCAGGACTGTTTGTTTTACCTTCTGATTTAGAAGGACTGCCCTTAGCTATGTTAGAAGCTATGCAAGAAGGTAGACCAGTAGTAGCCAGCGATATCCTACCCCATCAACAATTAATCAATGGGGGTATGGGAACATTATTTGAAGCTGGCAACGTAGACTCTTTAGTAAATTCCCTTGATTGGGCAATTAATCATCCCCAACAAGTCGCACTCATGGCCAAAAACGCCCAAAGAAATGTGCAGACAAATTACAGTTGGGAACATATTACTGCTGAAAATTTAAAACTATACACAACACTTTTGAACTCATCGGAACCATTAAGTACAATCAAGCCTCATGAAATTAGTCTGGCAAGAGTTGGGAGCAAAAAATAA
- a CDS encoding GumC family protein, translated as MGKGISTLLAVLRRRSLPAFTTFAAVIGASVAYLSVTPRLYETSTRLMVNDNQVSISELGRDLTQLRSSGGIKSSPLADQAELISSQAVLERAIAKIVSPSHNDSHQNTLTSNSISPWLRIKIVPATNILELSYQSPDPNLATKILNAIAQATVEENIRTINSEATKVREFLEKEVPLAQRRLQQAEVAENKYRQQSGVVEIDSQTRSLVESLANTENQERTLLAQLQETRSRDASLRQITDTKTLNNAYSSVRGGQDEQVKVLRAKLTDLETKLIEARLQFTDSHPTVISLLGQRDSIRALYAQELARVSSDGQTIPSTDIAADQISQNLTSQLINNEIERLAIENKLNFVISNYAKSFCYYSSIQCLEISPRNFEMPFQANF; from the coding sequence ATGGGAAAAGGCATTTCAACCTTACTAGCAGTGTTGCGGCGAAGAAGCTTGCCTGCTTTCACTACTTTTGCTGCCGTCATTGGGGCATCAGTTGCTTATCTGAGTGTTACTCCACGTTTGTACGAAACATCAACACGATTGATGGTTAATGACAATCAGGTAAGTATTTCTGAATTGGGTCGTGATCTTACACAGTTACGCTCAAGTGGTGGAATTAAAAGCAGCCCACTGGCAGATCAGGCAGAGTTAATCAGTTCACAAGCTGTTTTAGAAAGGGCAATTGCCAAAATTGTTTCCCCATCTCACAATGATTCCCATCAAAATACACTGACATCTAACAGTATCAGTCCGTGGCTAAGAATCAAAATTGTCCCTGCTACCAATATTCTGGAACTGAGTTATCAAAGCCCAGATCCCAATCTAGCTACCAAAATACTCAATGCTATTGCTCAAGCAACAGTTGAGGAAAATATCAGAACCATCAATTCCGAAGCTACAAAGGTGCGGGAATTTTTGGAAAAAGAAGTACCATTAGCTCAACGGAGGTTGCAACAAGCAGAAGTTGCAGAAAACAAATATAGACAACAAAGCGGTGTAGTTGAGATTGATAGCCAGACTAGGAGTTTGGTCGAAAGTTTAGCCAACACGGAAAATCAGGAACGCACACTACTGGCGCAACTTCAAGAAACGCGATCGCGTGATGCGTCCCTGAGACAAATTACTGATACCAAAACCCTCAATAATGCTTACTCATCGGTGCGTGGTGGTCAAGATGAGCAAGTAAAAGTGCTGCGAGCCAAGTTAACGGATTTAGAAACTAAGCTAATTGAGGCTCGGTTGCAGTTTACAGACAGCCATCCAACAGTTATATCGTTGCTTGGTCAACGAGATTCTATTCGAGCGTTATATGCACAAGAACTTGCTCGCGTATCGTCCGATGGGCAAACCATTCCTTCAACAGACATTGCAGCCGATCAAATTAGCCAAAATCTCACCTCACAGCTCATCAATAATGAAATTGAGCGTTTGGCAATAGAGAACAAGCTGAATTTTGTAATTTCTAACTATGCCAAAAGTTTCTGTTATTATTCCAGCATTCAATGCCTTGAAATATCTCCCCGAAACTTTGAAATGCCTTTTCAAGCAAACTTTTAA
- a CDS encoding glycosyltransferase family 2 protein, giving the protein MPKVSVIIPAFNALKYLPETLKCLFKQTFNDFEVIIVDDGSSDGTAEWASQIEEPRVKLITQANQGSAGARNTGIKHSQGEFIAFMDADDFWQSTKLEKQVKVLEANPEVGLVYNWVAYINDKGEPTGRVVKPDAQGHIWDKFTERNLIECGSVPMIRRLCFDDVGLFDTTIDAAPDWDMWLRIAARYSFAVIKEPLVSYRQHSNNKSKNYPKLLHDFRTIIEKAFQAAPFELLHLRNRSYGNLNLLIAWKCLQSKDKDYKQADLFRRQALKHDYKLIFSREYIRLSVAIAIMQCLGADGYEKFIQLFYALRRRVSSVPQSKVEFYVEK; this is encoded by the coding sequence ATGCCAAAAGTTTCTGTTATTATTCCAGCATTCAATGCCTTGAAATATCTCCCCGAAACTTTGAAATGCCTTTTCAAGCAAACTTTTAATGATTTTGAAGTCATTATTGTTGATGATGGTAGTTCAGATGGAACTGCTGAATGGGCATCCCAAATAGAAGAACCAAGAGTTAAATTAATTACTCAAGCAAATCAAGGATCAGCAGGGGCAAGAAACACAGGTATCAAACATTCCCAAGGCGAGTTTATAGCTTTTATGGATGCTGATGATTTTTGGCAATCTACTAAGCTAGAAAAGCAAGTAAAGGTTTTGGAGGCCAATCCAGAAGTTGGCTTAGTCTACAATTGGGTTGCTTATATCAATGACAAAGGAGAACCAACAGGTAGAGTTGTCAAACCTGATGCCCAAGGCCATATCTGGGATAAATTTACAGAACGTAACCTAATTGAGTGTGGTAGTGTACCGATGATTCGTCGCCTTTGCTTTGATGATGTAGGTTTATTTGACACAACTATTGATGCTGCACCAGATTGGGATATGTGGCTACGTATTGCTGCTCGTTATTCTTTTGCTGTCATCAAAGAACCCTTAGTTAGCTATCGCCAGCACTCCAATAATAAATCTAAAAATTATCCTAAGCTACTCCACGACTTTCGCACCATTATTGAAAAAGCTTTTCAAGCTGCTCCATTTGAACTGTTACACCTGAGAAATCGCAGCTATGGTAATCTCAATTTGTTAATAGCATGGAAATGTCTGCAAAGTAAGGATAAAGACTATAAACAGGCAGATTTATTTCGTCGGCAAGCTCTGAAGCATGATTATAAATTAATTTTTTCTAGAGAATATATCCGTCTAAGTGTAGCGATCGCCATTATGCAATGCTTGGGTGCTGATGGATACGAGAAATTTATCCAGCTATTTTATGCTCTACGTCGGCGCGTTTCGTCTGTTCCTCAATCCAAAGTAGAATTTTACGTTGAAAAATAA
- a CDS encoding oligosaccharide flippase family protein — MSINNIKSKVIQGSIYLTIRQLLASGFSLVSALVIARILGPKNYGIVTTSLGIFYFLKWSGRLGLSAYLVRKPNLSENEAQQVLCFYNVVGIAFCFVSWLVAPAFGWWTGQVEVAQLLQWLVPAIWLDMIGSVPASMQERELRFKQVGLIDAIAQIANYLLSIAIVLMYKNYWGVIAGTILQFMVFASVSFWCYPMSWRWKWHWQDLKPAIHYGLTYYFANWLFTLKSLTIPLFVSRLAGIEAAGIANMATRILQQLSLLRNVVNRMSLSVIAKLLEDPSATQRAISRGMTYQALLMGTICASFACCASWLIPTLFGEKWVLSAQIFPMLGFAAVVGSIFDLHTSALYAAGHNRSVAIFNFGYLTVLWLGSILLIPIFGLWGYGAAELIALPRYFWLHRSLTKLCNSPNYWHAFWIIFSLIPPIISGIFLPPLINFVILFSCYGLLFLLNANIRKTFMELWSIFRSKQKQVAQDLTN, encoded by the coding sequence ATGTCAATCAATAATATTAAAAGTAAAGTCATTCAAGGTAGTATTTACTTAACTATCAGGCAATTATTAGCATCAGGATTTTCTCTGGTCAGTGCCTTAGTAATTGCAAGAATTTTAGGACCTAAAAATTATGGAATTGTCACAACATCTCTAGGAATTTTTTATTTTTTGAAGTGGTCAGGCAGGCTGGGCTTAAGTGCCTACCTAGTCCGAAAACCTAATCTATCAGAGAATGAAGCTCAACAAGTTCTATGCTTCTATAACGTTGTAGGTATTGCCTTCTGCTTTGTTTCCTGGTTAGTTGCTCCTGCATTTGGTTGGTGGACTGGACAGGTTGAAGTTGCTCAATTATTGCAGTGGTTAGTTCCAGCAATCTGGTTAGACATGATTGGCAGTGTGCCTGCCAGTATGCAAGAGCGTGAACTACGTTTTAAGCAGGTTGGTCTGATTGATGCCATAGCACAGATTGCAAACTATTTACTCTCTATTGCTATTGTCTTGATGTATAAAAATTATTGGGGAGTAATTGCAGGAACTATCCTACAGTTTATGGTCTTTGCCAGCGTATCATTTTGGTGTTACCCCATGTCTTGGCGCTGGAAGTGGCATTGGCAAGATTTAAAACCTGCAATTCACTATGGTTTAACCTACTATTTTGCTAACTGGCTCTTTACCTTGAAGTCGCTGACTATACCTCTATTTGTGAGCCGTTTAGCTGGCATTGAAGCCGCCGGAATTGCAAATATGGCTACTAGAATACTTCAGCAACTTTCACTATTGAGGAATGTTGTCAACCGTATGTCATTGAGTGTGATAGCTAAACTTTTGGAAGATCCAAGTGCTACACAACGTGCAATTAGCCGAGGTATGACTTATCAAGCTTTGCTCATGGGAACAATATGTGCAAGTTTTGCCTGTTGTGCTTCTTGGTTAATTCCAACATTGTTCGGTGAAAAATGGGTATTGAGCGCACAAATTTTTCCGATGTTGGGGTTTGCTGCCGTAGTGGGGTCTATTTTTGACTTACATACTTCTGCACTCTACGCAGCTGGCCATAATAGATCTGTAGCAATCTTCAATTTTGGTTATCTAACAGTTCTGTGGTTAGGTTCTATTTTACTAATACCTATCTTCGGACTTTGGGGCTATGGAGCAGCAGAACTCATAGCATTACCTCGCTATTTTTGGCTGCATAGATCGCTTACTAAGTTATGTAATTCCCCTAATTACTGGCACGCTTTTTGGATAATTTTTTCATTGATCCCACCCATAATATCCGGAATTTTTTTACCCCCATTAATAAATTTTGTTATTCTATTTTCTTGTTATGGATTGCTATTTTTGCTGAATGCCAATATCAGAAAAACTTTCATGGAGCTATGGTCTATATTTAGGTCAAAGCAGAAACAAGTTGCTCAAGATTTGACAAATTAA